In one window of Ruminococcus hominis DNA:
- a CDS encoding L-fucose/L-arabinose isomerase family protein: MTKKKMTFALAFCNRGFMPGELIYGAREDMIKAVTDAGYDYIAMDADLTRYGGIETRDEGMLYAKWLKEHDGEYDGVIFSMPIFADENGAITALQDAGVPILMQAYPDEIGKMDFAHRRDAFCGKFSVTDVFTQYQVPFTVLKPHVVHPLSEKFAENLRDFAAICRVVNGMKRFTIGCIGARTTAFKTTRFDEVGLQKNGITVESFDLSELIFKVNAKADDDAAVLAKMETLMNYSDFTKVPQEKKVMLAKVSVVIDEYVEEYHLDSLAIRCWNEMEQILRICPCVLLSELNDRGIVTSCEIDLTSAVSMRAMALASEEPTAVLDWNNNYGDEENKVILFHCGSTAQSLMTQKGTVTSHKMFDKGDPGSGWGTNEGRIRPMKTTISNCLTVDGKIKIYASEAEFTADPIEEAYFGCAGVCEMPNMEDKMIRLARGGFKHHTCIGVGHMKDVLKEAFTTYLGYDWVDIDKE, translated from the coding sequence ATGACAAAGAAAAAGATGACATTTGCATTAGCATTTTGCAACAGAGGATTCATGCCGGGAGAACTTATCTACGGTGCAAGAGAAGATATGATCAAAGCAGTCACAGATGCAGGATATGATTATATTGCAATGGATGCAGATCTGACACGTTACGGCGGAATCGAGACAAGAGATGAAGGTATGCTGTATGCGAAATGGCTCAAAGAACATGATGGAGAATACGATGGAGTCATTTTCTCTATGCCGATTTTCGCTGATGAGAACGGTGCAATTACAGCTCTACAGGATGCAGGAGTTCCGATTCTGATGCAGGCATATCCGGATGAGATTGGTAAAATGGATTTCGCACACAGAAGGGATGCCTTCTGTGGTAAATTCTCAGTTACAGATGTATTTACACAGTATCAGGTTCCATTTACGGTATTAAAACCACACGTGGTACATCCATTGTCAGAGAAGTTTGCGGAGAACTTAAGAGACTTTGCAGCAATCTGCCGTGTCGTAAATGGTATGAAGCGATTCACAATCGGATGCATCGGTGCAAGAACAACAGCGTTTAAAACAACTAGATTTGATGAAGTTGGATTACAGAAAAATGGAATTACTGTCGAGTCGTTTGACTTATCTGAATTAATCTTCAAAGTCAATGCGAAGGCAGACGATGATGCAGCTGTGCTTGCAAAGATGGAAACTTTGATGAACTATTCTGATTTTACAAAGGTTCCACAGGAAAAGAAAGTGATGCTTGCAAAAGTGTCGGTAGTCATTGATGAGTATGTAGAAGAGTACCACTTGGATTCGCTCGCAATCCGTTGCTGGAATGAGATGGAACAGATTCTAAGAATTTGCCCATGTGTACTCTTGTCTGAGTTAAATGACAGAGGTATCGTGACAAGCTGCGAAATCGATTTGACATCTGCTGTATCAATGCGTGCAATGGCACTTGCAAGTGAAGAGCCTACAGCAGTTCTTGACTGGAACAACAACTATGGTGATGAGGAAAACAAAGTAATCCTGTTCCACTGCGGTTCTACAGCACAGAGCCTGATGACACAGAAAGGAACAGTTACATCTCATAAGATGTTCGACAAAGGTGATCCGGGAAGTGGATGGGGAACGAATGAAGGAAGAATTCGTCCGATGAAAACAACAATTTCTAACTGTCTGACTGTAGATGGTAAGATTAAGATTTATGCGAGTGAAGCAGAATTCACAGCTGATCCGATCGAGGAAGCATACTTCGGATGTGCAGGTGTATGCGAGATGCCGAATATGGAAGATAAAATGATTCGCCTGGCAAGAGGCGGTTTCAAACATCACACATGCATCGGTGTTGGTCACATGAAAGATGTATTAAAAGAGGCATTCACTACATATCTTGGAT